A DNA window from Chryseobacterium sp. MEBOG06 contains the following coding sequences:
- a CDS encoding lytic transglycosylase domain-containing protein — protein MKTIVRNIFTGFMILGTVIFVNGQFLAASDTSENSVKRYKGIINANKDLVEFIEQLLLQKGLPKHLRNLALIESHFDRNITSGAGAVGVWQLMTAHANQYGLTEQNRTDVYKSTKTAVISLGNLYKKYNNWVTVVAAYNCGEGNIAKAMQAAGSSQYHEFYKYLPGETINHVKKYLNACYATGELQSVLNNYNSARINKIFFEDGNRKIASENLSETEINAGFNLKIVADELKVDFDKILVWNPGIVEELQKKGESPFYLPTDLMPDFLLRKNKILVRSIKEGGNTP, from the coding sequence ATGAAAACGATTGTCAGAAATATCTTTACAGGTTTTATGATATTGGGAACTGTTATTTTTGTGAACGGACAGTTTCTTGCCGCTTCCGATACTTCGGAAAACAGTGTAAAAAGATACAAAGGAATTATTAATGCCAATAAAGATCTTGTAGAATTTATTGAACAGTTACTCCTTCAGAAAGGACTTCCCAAGCATTTGAGAAATCTGGCGCTGATAGAGTCTCATTTTGACAGAAATATTACCTCAGGAGCAGGAGCCGTAGGAGTCTGGCAGCTGATGACCGCTCATGCCAATCAGTATGGGCTTACAGAGCAAAATCGTACAGATGTTTATAAAAGCACAAAAACGGCCGTCATCTCTTTGGGAAATCTCTATAAAAAATATAACAACTGGGTGACAGTAGTAGCCGCCTATAACTGTGGTGAAGGAAATATTGCAAAGGCAATGCAGGCTGCAGGCTCGTCTCAATATCACGAGTTTTATAAATACCTTCCCGGAGAAACCATTAATCATGTGAAAAAATACCTGAATGCGTGCTACGCTACAGGAGAGCTCCAAAGCGTGCTGAATAACTATAACTCTGCAAGAATAAATAAAATATTCTTCGAAGACGGGAACAGAAAAATAGCCAGTGAAAACCTTTCAGAAACCGAAATTAATGCTGGGTTTAATCTGAAAATTGTTGCTGATGAACTCAAAGTTGATTTCGACAAAATTCTGGTCTGGAATCCGGGAATTGTGGAAGAACTACAGAAAAAAGGTGAAAGCCCTTTTTATCTTCCGACTGATCTGATGCCGGATTTTCTGTTACGAAAAAATAAAATCCTTGTTCGATCCATAAAAGAAGGAGGAAATACTCCATAG
- a CDS encoding YdcF family protein: MVCCTYHLYIFDGLDDKGGRADLAVVLGNKINEDGPLSERLKSRLDQSIKLYHAGRVEKILVSGGLGKEGYWEGNKMEEYLKRNHIPQENIIVDNYGNNTEMTVKNTIRITDSLYFKSIISVSQYDHQTRIKKLFKENHFYAIESSSPDYFEIRDFYSIFREFFAYYKAERLAL; the protein is encoded by the coding sequence TTGGTTTGTTGCACATACCATTTATATATATTCGATGGGCTTGATGATAAAGGTGGAAGAGCTGATCTGGCAGTGGTTTTAGGAAACAAAATTAATGAAGACGGTCCGCTGTCAGAAAGGTTAAAATCAAGGTTAGATCAAAGTATTAAACTATATCATGCGGGGCGGGTAGAGAAGATCCTGGTAAGTGGTGGATTAGGAAAAGAAGGATATTGGGAGGGAAACAAAATGGAGGAGTATCTGAAAAGAAACCATATTCCACAGGAAAATATCATTGTAGATAACTATGGGAACAATACTGAAATGACGGTTAAAAATACAATCCGGATCACGGACAGTCTGTATTTCAAAAGTATTATTTCAGTTTCACAATACGATCATCAGACAAGAATAAAAAAACTCTTTAAGGAAAATCATTTCTATGCTATAGAAAGTTCAAGTCCTGACTATTTTGAAATACGGGATTTTTACTCAATTTTCAGAGAATTTTTTGCCTACTATAAAGCTGAAAGATTAGCACTGTGA